GCGCTCCAGGTTTAGGGGCAGCGGATTGCTGCCCAGGGGCGAAAAGTCTTCAAAAAATTCTTCGACCTCGGCGGGGGCCTCGGCTTCGTCGGTTTCGAGGCGCGCCAGGCTGTCGGCTTTCAGCAGGACGAGCATGGAGGCGTAGAGAAACGCTTGGCCCGATCGCGACAGTTCGGCTTCGTAGGCGGCGCGATCGAAGGCCTGGGTCTCGACGGGCTTCAGCTCGCTCAAAAAACGGTCGATCACGTCGATGACCTGGACGTCCCAAGGGTTGATTTCGCCCCGTTCGGCCAGGTCGATGAGCATGGCGATCGCGTGTTGAGCGAGGGAAGCGGTCATGGTTGCGTCCTGGCGAAGACTTTCCCGCATCTGGCAGAAAGTCGGGGGTCAAAGGCGATCGCGGCAGGCCTAGCAAGCCCGCCTAGGGGCGACTAGCGGGGCGTGATGCGCACAAAATAAACCGCCGCAGCCACAATCAGCCCCAGCAAACTCAGCGGAACCCACAAGCTCCAAAGGCTGCTGGGAGTAATCCAGTCGGTGGGGGTCATGGGGAGTACCGCAATCAGCAAGGGCAAAGGGCGATCGCGGGATGCAGTCCTGTGACCGCACCCAGGACCAAGGGCCTCAGGGAGGCGGGGCCAGCCAGCCGAGGCTTAGAATATCCCGTCTTTATACCACAGGGGCGGCTGACTGAGCCCGCCTAGAGGGCTAGCTGGCGTAGGCGTCGACGGTCTCGCCGTCGCCTCTATTTTCGGCGGGCGGCAAGCTGCGCTGCTCGTTGATTTCCACTTTGTAGCGCTCGATGTCGTCTTGAAGCTCCTGGATCCGCACATCCCGGTTTTGGATCTCCTGGATGTCTTTTCGAGCTTCGATCAGGCGCTGCATGCGCGTCCACACGCTGAAGATCCACGCGAGAACGGCTCCGGCGCCCATGGCCAAAATCAGCTCAACGCACAGCGGGGCCTGGACCTGCACGCCTTCTACCACCCGAATAAGGGCGGGTTCGGTGTTTTGGAGACTGAACAGCACCAAGGCCAACAGCATGACAAAAATAATCAGAAAATTGATTTGTCGCATCGTCTGGACTCCTCAAATTGACGGGTTGCGGAGGGTTGATGGGAACGGCGCAATTCGCCAGCCCCATTGTAGTCTGGTCGATTGCGCTGTCTAGTCTTTTGACGAGAGAAGCGTGATTTTGGCGGGCGATCGCCTTTTGGGGCGACTGGGTGAGGGTTTGAAACCCGATCGCGAATTTCACTGTCTAGACTGGCTAGTGATAGTCATTTCAGCGCCGCGTTTGTCCTCCCTCAGTTTCTTGCATAAATTCATGATTGCTAAGTCGATTGCGTTCCTCGCGTCCCTGGCTGGCCTGATCGTCCTGGCGATTTCGGAAGGGGCGATCGCCCAAGACGCCAGCGATCAGTCTCTGTGCCCCCGGCCCGCCCTGTCCCGCGTCGTCCGCCACACCATCGCCCCCGGCGAAACCCTCGACAGCATTGCCCAGGCCTACGGTCTGCTGCCCGCCACCCTCATGGGCCTCAACCCCGCCCTGCGCAGCGGCAAAGCGCCGGTCGGCCAAGAAATTTTGGTGCCCCCCTACAACGGCATTCGCGTTGTGGTGCCAGCGGGCCAAACCTGGCGAGACGTCGCCGATACCTATGGCGTCCGCGCCGACGCCCTCTTCGAGGTCAACGGCTGTGTCGCCTCCCCCACGACGATCTTTGTGCCGGGGGTCAACTGGTCACCCAACACCCCAGGCGCTCAGTACGCCGCTGCGCCCCCGACCCCCCAGCGCTATCTCACCCGCTATCCCCTGCCCAGCGCTGCCCAGGTCGCAGACGTGTACGGCTGGCGGGTGCATCCCGTCTCCAACGAGGTGGCTTTCCACAGTGGCGTCAACCTCCAGGCCGCCGCAGGGACGCCCGTATACGCGGCGGGCGATGGCACAGTCGCCTTCGTGGGGATGCGGGAAAACTACGGCAACCTGGTGGTGATCAATCACCAGGGCGGCCTGCAAACCCGCTACGGCTTTTTGGCGAGCATGCAGGTGAAAACTGGCCAAACCGTGAAAGCGGGGGACGTGGTTGGAGCCGTTGGGGAAGGCAATCTCCCCAGTCCGTCCCTGGACTTTGAGGTGCGGCGCAACTCGGATCTGGGCTGGGTGGCGGAGGATCCAGAGCCCTACCTGCGCGAAATGGGCCGTCCCTAGGAGCCGCTTGCCTAGAGCTGGTTGCGGGCCTTGAGGCGCAGATATTGCTCCACGAGCTGATCGGTCACCTGGTGAGCGGGCGCGTCGAGAACGAGGCCGCCGCGCTGCTTCAGGCTGGCGAGGGCGACTTGGCGCTGGGCCAGCAAGTCCAGGGCGACCGCTCGGGCATAGGCCGCTTCGATGCTCTGGGTGGTGGTGTGGGCCTGCTCGTCCATGCGGGGATCTCGCAGCGCCACACAAAACGGAAGATAGCGGGGCGCAAGGCGGCCCATGGCCGAAAGCACCTCACCCGATGCGGTCTGATCCACTAAGTCAGTCAGAAGCACCACCAGGGCGCGGCGAGTTTGGCGGTTGACGATGGTGGTGACGGCGCTCAGGTAGTCCGGCTCGAGCAAGACGGGCTGGAGGGGTGTGAGGCGCTCGATGAAGCGGGGAAGCTGCTCAATGCCGCGCTCTGGAGGGATCCAGGTGGTGATCTCGCGATCGAAGACGGCAATCCCCACGCGATCGCCCCGATGGAGGCCAGCCGTCGCTAAAGACAGCGCCGCGTTTAGGGCCCAGTCAAAGCGCTTCAGCCCCTGGACCTGGGCAGTCATCAGGCGACCGCGATCGAGCAAAATCAGCAGGGTCTGCTCCTGCTCGGGCTCCAAAACCCGGACCAAAAACGGAGACTGATCCTGGGTATGGGCTCGGCGGGCGGTGGCTTTCCAGTCGATCAGGCGGGGGTCGTCGCCCTGGCTGTAGTTGCGCAGCTCCGCAAATTCGGTGCCCATGCCGAAGCGGCGGCTCTGGCGAATCGAGCCCGCCGACTGGAGGGTGAGCTTGAGAGAGAGCGATCGCAGGCCCAGCAGGTCAGGATACACCGCCACGGCTTGGGGCTGGGGAATGCTCCAGTCGTGCCACGCTAGCCCCCACGGGCCCCGCTGGCGCACCTGGACTGCGCCCCAGGCAAACTCGCCCCGCTGGCTGGGCCGGACGCTGTAGGTGAGCTCTTCGCTGTGCTGCGCTGGCAGACGGGCCGTCAGGATCGGCGGCGTGGCTGCCACGACCTCTGGGTAGCCGTCGCGGATTTGCAGCTCGGCGGGGCGCTTGCCGGTCTGGACCGTGAGGTGCACGGTGTTGTCTCGCCCGATAGAGAGCCGCCGCAGGGGCTGGCGCGCCACGGTGACTCGCTGGGACCGCACCCGCCAGCTGTCGATGGCCATCAGCGCCAGCACGACCACATCAAAGGCGATGACCGCGATGATGCTGGTGCGCAGATCCCCCAAGGCTGCGATGAGAGCGGCGATCGCGATCGCGCCCAGCAGCAGACCATAAACGCGCCAGGTTGGAATCATGGGGCAGCTCCAGGGCTGAAAAAGCGGTGAACTCGAGAACCAAGAACTAGTAACGGCGTCGCGTGCGATCGATCCCTGCCAAGATGCCGGTAATGACGCTAAAGAGAATCAAAATCCACAAGACTGCTCCCGGCATGAAGCTCAAAAGCTTGATGCCCCGCAGCACCCAGACGATCAGCGTACTGCTGAGGGCGATCAAAAAAACGATAGTGGTAGGTCTCAGTTTCACGGTCAAAGGGGTAGTAGACGGTGGTCAGGGCCTGGGGACATGGGGGTGGAATGCTCATTGGGCCAAAGGGCGGGCCTAGGGGCGATCGCAGACTTGAGGAAAGGCGTGGTCCATGGGGCAGTGCCCGAATATCAGGAAATTCTGAGGGAAGGCGCGGGCGATCGCCTTTAGGGTTTTGGTGGCAATGTTAACTGAATCTTCATTGACCATTCGCCCCTTTTTTAGCCAACCCTCGCTAAGGTTTGGAAGGAATGCCGGAACCTCGCTCCATCACGCAGACTCAAACCTAGGGTTAATACGGATGTCGTTACCTGTGGTTTTCAATTGTCTTGGATTATTAGATGTCACTGCATGGGCCCAACCTTTTCGCTTCAGTTGCCCAGCCTTTGAGCCTTTTGCTTGACCCTGATGGATCCTGCTTCTCCAGCATCCCAATTCCTTCTCCTCAGGCTTTTCACCATGGTAGTTTCTACGCCCAGTTTCTTTGATGCCTTTGCCCACTGGAATGTCAGCGCAGGGCAGCAGAGCGCAGTCCACCGGGGCGAGATTTTGCTCCATCCCCAAGTGCACCCCAGCGGCGGCGGCTCAGCGACCGCCCAGATGTATCTGCCGATGGCCCGCGACCTTGCTTGGAGCCAGCTCACCAACTACTCTCGCTGGGTTCACTATTTCACCGACATCACCAACAGCCGCCTGCTCGCCGTCGATGCCGACAATCCAGCCTGCAAGCGCATCTACCAAATGGCGCGCAAGGCGTTTCTCTTTTTGACCGCCGAGGTCGAAATCTATCTGCGCGTCACAGAGCGATCGCAGCAAAAAATCGAGTTTCGCCTAGAGCGCGGCAACTTTGTTGATTTTTCGGCAGACCTTTATCTGCAAGACTGGCAAGCGGGCACGCTGATGACCTACAGCGTCTGCGCAACGCCGTCGATTCCGGTCCCGTCCTTCGTGGTGCAGCAGGCGCTCCAGCTCGAGCTGCCCGCCAACATGCGCAACATGCGGCGGACCCTGTGTCCTGGCTCCTAGCCAAGACCCCAACCCTTGAGCCCTCTCAAACTATTTGTCTCATGCGAAAACCCCGCCCTGTATGAGGTGCGGGGTTTTGTTTTGCCCAATGGCAAAAATTGCCAGAGCCAGTCTAGGAAAGGCGCGATCGCTAGTTTTGCGAAGACTCCTGGACGGCTTCTGCTGCCTTCTCGGGGGCGCTGGCGTCCAGGGCGATCGCCTCACCCGCCGCACTGTCGAGAGCAGGCGCCGTTTCAGGCTTCGCCTTCTCTCCCGTTTGGAACGCCACTCGCAAGAAGGGCGGCGCCAAAAACGTCGTCGCAATCACCATCACAATAATGGCGGCGTCCAGCGACTCCGACAGCACGCCGCTGGCCGCGCCGACCCCAGCAAACACCAGACCCACTTCGCCCCGGGGAATCATGCCCACCCCGACGGCCAAGCGGTTGACCTTCTCTTTCCCAAAGGCTCCGACCCCGGCGCAGATTTTGCCGATGATGGCCACCACCACCAAAAAGCTGGCAATGATCAGGCCTTCGCGGTTCGCGGGCACCGCCGGATTGAGGACATTCAGGTCCGTCTTGGCACCGACCGACACAAAAAAGACCGGCACCAAGATGTCGGCCACGGGAATCACTTGCTCTTCGAGTTCATGACGCTTCTCGGTCTCCGCCAAGATCAGGCCCGCCGCAAAGGCACCCAAAATCGCCTCTAGGTTAATGGCCGCAGCGATGTAGGCCAGCGCAAAGGCAAAGATCAAGGCGCTCAGCAGCAGCTGGCCCCGCGTCTTCAGCTTGTTGACTAGCGCGACAAACAGCGGGCTCAGCAGTCGACCCACCAAAATGGCGCCGATCAAAAAGACCCCAGCGCTGACAATCAGCCAAATAACATTGCTGACTTCGATTTCGCCCGTTTTGGCCAGGCTCGCCACCACCGCCAGGATCACAATCCCTAGGACATCATCCAAGACAGCGGCGCCAATGATGATTTGGCCCTCGCGAGAACTCAGCTGCTGGATTTCGGCGAGGACCTTGGCCGTGATGCCGATGCTGGTCGCCGTGAGGGCGGCCCCAGCGAAAATTGCGGCAACCGTGGGCACGTTGAACAGATAAATCAGGCCGACGGTACCGGCGACAAACGGGATGGTGACCCCAATCACGGCCACGACGGCAGCCTGGGGGCCAACCCGAATCAGCTCTTTGAGGTCAGACTCAAGACCGATTTCGAAAAGCAGAATAAT
This genomic stretch from Geitlerinema sp. PCC 7407 harbors:
- a CDS encoding cation:proton antiporter, whose translation is MVDSTTWVTSFVPNFPLPTPLLATASAEAGPMILAGVLLSLVVVYLASKLGGELCARIDLPPVLGELVGGVVVGVSALNLLVFPEGGADSSSSLIMSFLQATAGLTPEAAEGVFQAQSEVISVLAELGVIILLFEIGLESDLKELIRVGPQAAVVAVIGVTIPFVAGTVGLIYLFNVPTVAAIFAGAALTATSIGITAKVLAEIQQLSSREGQIIIGAAVLDDVLGIVILAVVASLAKTGEIEVSNVIWLIVSAGVFLIGAILVGRLLSPLFVALVNKLKTRGQLLLSALIFAFALAYIAAAINLEAILGAFAAGLILAETEKRHELEEQVIPVADILVPVFFVSVGAKTDLNVLNPAVPANREGLIIASFLVVVAIIGKICAGVGAFGKEKVNRLAVGVGMIPRGEVGLVFAGVGAASGVLSESLDAAIIVMVIATTFLAPPFLRVAFQTGEKAKPETAPALDSAAGEAIALDASAPEKAAEAVQESSQN
- a CDS encoding cyclase/dehydrase, translating into MVVSTPSFFDAFAHWNVSAGQQSAVHRGEILLHPQVHPSGGGSATAQMYLPMARDLAWSQLTNYSRWVHYFTDITNSRLLAVDADNPACKRIYQMARKAFLFLTAEVEIYLRVTERSQQKIEFRLERGNFVDFSADLYLQDWQAGTLMTYSVCATPSIPVPSFVVQQALQLELPANMRNMRRTLCPGS
- a CDS encoding lipopolysaccharide assembly LapA domain-containing protein, producing the protein MRQINFLIIFVMLLALVLFSLQNTEPALIRVVEGVQVQAPLCVELILAMGAGAVLAWIFSVWTRMQRLIEARKDIQEIQNRDVRIQELQDDIERYKVEINEQRSLPPAENRGDGETVDAYAS
- a CDS encoding M23 family metallopeptidase → MIAKSIAFLASLAGLIVLAISEGAIAQDASDQSLCPRPALSRVVRHTIAPGETLDSIAQAYGLLPATLMGLNPALRSGKAPVGQEILVPPYNGIRVVVPAGQTWRDVADTYGVRADALFEVNGCVASPTTIFVPGVNWSPNTPGAQYAAAPPTPQRYLTRYPLPSAAQVADVYGWRVHPVSNEVAFHSGVNLQAAAGTPVYAAGDGTVAFVGMRENYGNLVVINHQGGLQTRYGFLASMQVKTGQTVKAGDVVGAVGEGNLPSPSLDFEVRRNSDLGWVAEDPEPYLREMGRP
- a CDS encoding DUF58 domain-containing protein encodes the protein MIPTWRVYGLLLGAIAIAALIAALGDLRTSIIAVIAFDVVVLALMAIDSWRVRSQRVTVARQPLRRLSIGRDNTVHLTVQTGKRPAELQIRDGYPEVVAATPPILTARLPAQHSEELTYSVRPSQRGEFAWGAVQVRQRGPWGLAWHDWSIPQPQAVAVYPDLLGLRSLSLKLTLQSAGSIRQSRRFGMGTEFAELRNYSQGDDPRLIDWKATARRAHTQDQSPFLVRVLEPEQEQTLLILLDRGRLMTAQVQGLKRFDWALNAALSLATAGLHRGDRVGIAVFDREITTWIPPERGIEQLPRFIERLTPLQPVLLEPDYLSAVTTIVNRQTRRALVVLLTDLVDQTASGEVLSAMGRLAPRYLPFCVALRDPRMDEQAHTTTQSIEAAYARAVALDLLAQRQVALASLKQRGGLVLDAPAHQVTDQLVEQYLRLKARNQL